The genomic DNA ATAGGCGCCCCTTGACTGTGGAGTATGGTCCACAGTTACAACTATGCCTCGCATTTGAATCCAGAGCCAATATCGGCTGCAATTGAGGAGGCATCTTGGAATACTCAACACTCGGCAATACAGGGCTCCTGGTTTCAAAGTTTTGCTTCGGAACCATGACATTCGGTGACGGCGGGGGGCTCTTCAAGGGCATCAGCGCTGTTGACCAGACTGGGGCCAATGAACTGGTCAAGACGGCGATTGACGGGGGCGTCAATTTCTTTGATACGGCGGACAATTACACGGAAGGTGCGAGCGAAAAGATACTCGGACAATCACTGAAGAATCTTAACGTCGCGCGACAGCATGTCGTGATCGCGACGAAAGTCTACAGCCGCGTCGGCCCTGGGCGAAATGACGTTGGGGCTTCTCGCGGCCACATCATGGACGGCGTGGAGGCCAGTCTCCGCCGTCTGCAGACCGATCATATCGATCTGTACCAGATCCATGGCAACGATGCCGTGACCCCACTGGAAGAGACGCTTTGCGCTCTCGACACGCTGGTGCAGCAGGGAAAGGTCCGCTACATCGGGTGCTCCAACTGGCAGGCATGGAAGATCGCCAAAGCCCTCGGCATCTCCGAGTTCAAGGGCCTGGCCCGATTCGACACGCTTCAGGCTTATTACTCGATCGCCGGCCGCGATCTTGAACGGGAAATCGTTCCTCTGTTGGAATCCGAAAAGGTCGGTCTGCTCGTGTGGAGTCCTCTTGCCGGCGGCTTACTTTCCGGCAAGTTCAGCCGGACAAATCAGAAGCCCGCGGATTCGCGCCGCACTGAGTACGACTTTCCTCTCGTGGACAAAGAGCGGACTTGGAATATTCTC from Terriglobales bacterium includes the following:
- a CDS encoding aldo/keto reductase, coding for MEYSTLGNTGLLVSKFCFGTMTFGDGGGLFKGISAVDQTGANELVKTAIDGGVNFFDTADNYTEGASEKILGQSLKNLNVARQHVVIATKVYSRVGPGRNDVGASRGHIMDGVEASLRRLQTDHIDLYQIHGNDAVTPLEETLCALDTLVQQGKVRYIGCSNWQAWKIAKALGISEFKGLARFDTLQAYYSIAGRDLEREIVPLLESEKVGLLVWSPLAGGLLSGKFSRTNQKPADSRRTEYDFPLVDKERTWNILDVMSPIAKAHGCSAARLALAWILAKPAVTSVIIGAKRPDQLKDNLAAMELTLTQDELKQLDEASALAPEYPGWVLPFQGADRLGPADRWERLGEVRNAH